The following are encoded together in the Penicillium digitatum chromosome 3, complete sequence genome:
- a CDS encoding Allergen Asp f 7, with product MAPITKTLALAGAFFALTGYSAPVAKRAVVWETVTDIVWTTVDVTTTVYPQTTQTTTVVPVVASAVPTTTAAPFVEASTTEAEKAAPAFASSTTTSSTTSFSTSSTTSFTPIPSTISTTTAAAVPSVEAPIKEKAVSTTTSSTTTSSSTTTSSTTTVAPTAPAAPAVETETSSAPAPVTESQTSSTAAPAAAPAATRSATTETTSSGSTGVCSESSPCDGDITFYDTATTVTNPSSCGTTNDGTVENVLALPHGIMTDSDCGKTVTITYKGQTATGIVVDKCMGCDNESVDLSRHLFGELAPMDKGRVAGVKWYIN from the coding sequence ATGGCTCCCATCACCAAGACTCTCGCCCTTGCTGGCGCTTTCTTTGCCTTGACTGGCTACTCAGCTCCCGTCGCCAAACGCGCCGTCGTTTGGGAGACTGTCACTGATATCGTCTGGACCACCGTCGATGTCACCACTACCGTCTACCCTCAGACCACTCAGACCACTACTGTCGTCCCTGTGGTCGCCAGCGCCGTCCCTACCACTACCGCTGCGCCCTTCGTTGAGGCCTCTACCACGGAGGCGGAGAAGGCTGCGCCTGCCTTCGCCTCCTCCACCACGACCTCTTCCACGACCTCCTTCTCAACTTCTAGCACCACCTCCTTCACTCCTATCCCCAGCACCATCTCGACCACTACCGCTGCCGCTGTCCCTTCTGTTGAGGCTCCTATCAAGGAGAAGGCTGTGTCTACCACCacctcctccaccaccacctcctcctccaccaccacctcctccaccaccactgTTGCTCCCACTGCTCCCGCTGCTCCCGCCGTAGAGACCGAGACTTCTTCCGCTCCCGCTCCCGTCACAGAGTCTCAGACCTCTTCCACTGCTGCCCCTGCTGCTGCCCCTGCTGCTACCCGTTCCGCTACCACCGAGACTACCAGCAGCGGCAGCACCGGCGTTTGCTCCGAGAGCTCCCCTTGCGACGGTGACATCACCTTTTACGACACTGCCACCACTGTTACCAACCCCAGCTCCTGCGGCACCACTAACGACGGTACCGTCGAGAACGTTCTAGCCCTACCCCACGGTATCATGACCGACAGTGACTGCGGCAAGACCGTCACCATCACATACAAGGGCCAGACTGCCACTGGTATCGTGGTCGACAAGTGCATGGGTTGCGACAACGAATCCGTTGATCTGTCCCGTCATCTCTTCGGCGAGCTGGCCCCCATGGACAAGGGCCGTGTCGCTGGTGTCAAGTGGTACATCAACTAA
- a CDS encoding MAP kinase, conserved site, whose protein sequence is MAFTRSGGTDGGPAIFDSVAKFYVAVAITWTTALLAGSALLILNRHEQCIRIRNLRLILSTVLCLHVYWILCMISYSIGGKYPCAAEYWIMSIYLPIGIALFQANSIQLLTVFGVQEKLLLMAQQPHRLHLIDPKNLSDQYLARWRQLNLVQQTGVGIIFGIFVQLLVSLSIFLTSRKFHTFGTFSEHVSAKDCRRGPEWIPSILWQLLWSWIFAPYVLWKIRNIHDIHHWRLQITCCLIAALPGSPMWFAALYSTTKVWVAINRYWVPSLWFAPGIMTMEAVTIFFPCYELIVSKKQRDRFLEELHEWNETKAASGGKLDSAPSRTPSEASRVPEVYSRRALGRCLEEDSSALLQFAAAKEFSGENIIFLNYVRDWKAAWAKVGESNPEYNWNRDPEYHRVHFFKIAVEIYAACIDMNLAEFPINIESQIYSDLREMFGEASQLIGQSVFSRAETRAYRSRPESYNWMPTHRKKLSTVIIVEEDTQALCSDAHPHEAQSIMHFEPRVLNSVTIPDNFTANAFDQAEKSIKNLVYTNTWPKFVDFSSDASIYSK, encoded by the exons ATGGCCTTCACCCGCTCCGGGGGAACCGACGGTGGCCCGGCTATCTTTGACTCAGTGGCCAAATTCTATGTAGCTGTGGCCATCACATGGACGACTGCTCTCCTTGCCGGCTCCGCCTTGCTGATTCTCAATCGCCATGAGCAATGCATTCGCATTCGCAACTTGCGTCTCATCTTGAGCACAGTGTTGTGTCTCCATGTCTACTGGATTTTGTGCATGATTTCGTATTCGATCGGCGGCAAATATCCCTGTGCCGCGGAGTATTGGATCATGAGCATCTATTTACCCATTGGAATCGCTCTTTTCCAAGCAAATAGCATACAGCTCCTGACCGTCTTTGGCGTTCAGGAAAAGCTGCTTTTGATGGCGCAGCAACCACACAGACTTCACTTAATCGATCCTAAAAACTTGTCTGATCAGTACCTGGCTCGATGGAGACAACTAAACCTCGTACAACAAACGGGAGTGGGCATCATATTCGGGATTTTTGTTCAA CTGCTCGTATCGCTTTCCATCTTTCTTACCTCCAGGAAATTCCATACCTTTGGCACGTTCTCCGAGCATGTGAGCGCCAAGGACTGTCGGCGAGGCCCTGAATG GATTCCTTCCATTCTCTGGCAATTGCTCTGGTCTTGGATATTCGCGCCATACGTTTTGTGGAAGATTCGCAATATCCATGACATCCATCACTGGCGGCTTCAGATCACTTGCTGCCTTATAGCTGC TTTACCGGGTTCGCCCATGTGGTTCGCCGCGCTTTATTCGACAACCAAAGTCTGGGTAGCTATCAACAGATACTGGGTGCCATCTCTTTG GTTTGCTCCCGGTATCATGACAATGGAAGCTGTTACCATTTTCTTTCCGTGCTATGAGCTTATCGTCTCCAAGAAGCAGAGAGATCGTTTTCTGGAGGAACTCCACGAGTGGAATGAGACGAAAGCAGCCAGCGGGGGAAAATTGGATTCAGCACCATCACGAACTCCGAGTGAAGCCAGTCGCGTGCCTGAAGTTTATTCCCGAAGGGCTCTAGGGAGGTGTCTAGAAGAAGACTCCAGTGCTCTTCTCCAATTTGCCGCAGCTAAGGAATTCAGCGGCGAGaacatcatcttcttgaaTTACGTGCGCGACTGGAAAGCTGCATGGGCGAAGGTTGGTGAATCGAACCCGGAATACAATTGGAACCGGGATCCTGAGTATCACCGAGTTCATTTCTTCAAGATCGCAGTTGAGATCTACGCAGCTTGCATCGATATGAACTTGGCAGAGTTCCCTATAAACATTGAATCTCAAATTTACTCGGATCTACGGGAAATGTTTGGGGAAGCTTCCCAGCTTATCGGCCAATCTGTGTTCAGCAGAGCTGAAACACGCGCCTACCGGAGTCGTCCCGAATCATACAATTGGATGCCTACCCATAGAAAGAAGTTGTCAACTGTGATAATCGTGGAGGAAGACACTCAAGCCTTGTGTTCAGATGCGCATCCTCATGAGGCCCAGAGTATCATGCATTTTGAGCCCCGTGTTTTGAATTCTGTCACCATCCCTGACAATTTCACGGCCAATGCATTTGACCAGGCTGAGAAGTCTATCAAGAACCTGGTATACACAAACACCTGGCCCAAGTTTGTTGACTTTTCGAGCGACGCATCCATTTATTCTAAGTGA
- a CDS encoding Ribonucleoside-diphosphate reductase, translating into MFVYKRDGRKERVQFDKITARVSRLCYGLDPEHVDAAAITQKVISGVYQGVGTVELDNLAAETAAYMTVTHPDYAILAARIAVSNLHKQTKKQFSMVISDLYHYVNPKNNKPAPMISKQHYEIVMKHAEELNSAIVYDRDFNYNYFGFKTLERSYLLRISGNVAERPQHLLMRVAVGIHGEDIEKAIETYHLMSQKYFTHASPTLFNAATPQPQLASCFLVDVSADSIEGIYDTLKTCAMISKTAGGIGLNVHRIRATGSYISGTNGSSNGIVPMLRVFNNTARYVDQGGNKRPGAFAIYLEPWHADVFEFLDLRKNHGKEEVRARDLFYALWTPDLFMKRVEANGDWTLFCPNEAPGLADVYGDEFDALYTKYEQEGRGRKTIKAQKLWYAILEAQTETGNPFMLYKDACNKKSNQKNLGTIRSSNLCTEIVEYSAPDEVAVCNLASLALPTFVDSARGEYDFGKLHEVVQVLVHNLNKIIDINYYPVPEAKKSNFRHRPIALGVNGLADAFLALRLPFDSPEARQLNIQIFETIYHGALTASSDIAKKLGTYETYPGSPVSQGILQYDMWDRTPTDLWDWASLKAKIAETGVRNSLLVAPMPTASTSQILGFNECFEPYTSNIYSRRVLAGEFQVVNPWLLKDLVDLGLWSDNMKNRIIADGGSVQNIPNIPADIKALYKTVWEISQRNILQMAADRGAFIDQSQSLNIHLKEPTMGKLTSMHFAGWKMGLKTGMYYLRTMAASAPIQFTVDQEQLLVEDTNIARSKKRTGGISTSAYSAIPRTNGAETAAAKVVAPVEETTRTAPVVSAPAIVTKTVDAAAEDEHEDAESRAVEGDIFSDAALQCSIENKDACIMCQG; encoded by the exons ATGTTCGTCTACAAGAGAG ATGGACGCAAGGAACGCGTGCAGTTCGACAAGATTACCGCACGTGTCTCAAGACTCTGTTATGGCCTCGACCCTGAGCACGTTGATGCCGCAGCCATCACACAGAAGGTCATCTCTGGTGTCTACCAGGGTGTTGGCACCGTCGAGTTGGACAACTTG GCTGCTGAGACCGCTGCATACATGACCGTTACGCATCCTGACTACGCCATTCTGGCTGCACGTATCGCCGTTTCCAACCTTCACAAGCAAACCAAAAAACAATTTTCCATGGTCATCTCCGATCTCTACCATTATGTGAACCCCAAGAACAATAAGCCCGCTCCTATGATCTCAAAGCAGCACTACGAGATAGTTATGAAGCATGCCGAGGAGCTCAACTCCGCCATTGTCTACGACCGTGACTTCAACTACAACTACTTCGGATTCAAGACCCTCGAGCGTTCATACCTCCTTCGCATCAGCGGCAATGTTGCGGAGCGTCCCCAGCACTTGCTGATGCGTGTAGCTGTGGGAATTCACGGTGAGGATATTGAGAAGGCCATTGAAACATACCACTTGATGTCCCAGAAGTACTTTACTCACGCCTCCCCTACTCTGTTCAATGCCGCTACTCCCCAACCCCAGCTTGCATCATGCTTCCTGGTTGACGTGAGCGCAGACAGCATTGAGGGTATCTATGATACTCTTAAGACGTGTGCCATGATCTCCAAGACCGCTGGTGGTATTGGTCTGAATGTTCACCGCATTCGTGCTACCGGTTCTTACATTAGTGGAACTAACGGCTCCTCCAACGGTATTGTTCCTATGCTGCGTGTGTTCAACAACACTGCACGCTATGTTGATCAGGGTGGTAACAAGCGCCCCGGTGCCTTCGCCATCTATCTGGAGCCGTGGCACGCCGATGTCTTCGAGTTCCTCGATCTGCGGAAGAACCATGGTAAGGAGGAGGTTCGCGCTCGTGACCTCTTCTACGCTTTGTGGACCCCCGATCTCTTTATGAAGCGCGTCGAGGCCAATGGTGACTGGACTCTCTTCTGCCCCAATGAGGCTCCCGGCCTGGCTGATGTCTACGGTGATGAGTTCGACGCTCTCTACACAAAGTACGAGCAGGAGGGCCGTGGCCGTAAGACCATTAAGGCCCAGAAGCTCTGGTACGCGATTCTCGAGGCCCAGACTGAGACTGGTAACCCCTTCATGCTCTACAAGGATGCTTGCAACAAGAAGAGTAACCAGAAGAACCTTGGTACCATTCGCAGCTCCAACCTGTGCACCGAGATTGTCGAGTACAGTGCTCCTGATGAGGTGGCTGTTTGCAACCTGGCTTCCCTGGCTCTCCCCACCTTCGTTGACTCCGCCCGAGGCGAGTATGACTTCGGCAAGCTCCACGAGGTCGTGCAGGTTCTCGTTCACAATCTGAACAAGATTATTGATATCAACTACTACCCCGTTCCTGAGGCGAAGAAGAGCAATTTCCGTCACCGCCCCATCGCTCTTGGTGTCAATGGTCTTGCTGATGCTTTCTTGGCTCTGCGTCTGCCGTTCGACTCTCCGGAGGCTAGACAGCTCAATATCCAGATCTTCGAGACCATTTACCACGGTGCCCTGACTGCTTCGTCCGATATTGCCAAGAAGCTGGGTACCTATGAGACCTACCCTGGCTCTCCCGTCTCGCAGGGCATTCTGCAGTATGACATGTGGGACCGCACCCCTACTGATCTCTGGGACTGGGCCTCTTTGAAGGCCAAGATTGCCGAGACTGGTGTCCGCAACAGTCTGCTGGTCGCCCCCATGCCTACTGCCAGCACTAGTCAGATTCTGGGCTTCAACGAGTGCTTCGAGCCTTACACCTCCAACATCTACTCCCGCCGTGTCCTGGCTGGTGAGTTCCAAGTCGTCAACCCTTGGCTCCTGAAGGACCTTGTCGACCTCGGCCTGTGGTCTGACAACATGAAAAACCGCATCATCGCCGATGGTGGCTCTGTCCAGAACATTCCCAACATCCCAGCCGACATCAAGGCCCTGTACAAGACCGTCTGGGAGATCTCCCAGCGCAATATTCTGCAAATGGCCGCTGACCGCGGTGCCTTCATCGATCAGTCGCAGTCCCTCAACATCCACTTGAAAGAGCCCACCATGGGCAAGCTCACCAGCATGCATTTTGCCGGCTGGAAGATGGGTTTGAAGACTGGAATGTACTACTTGCGTACCATGGCCGCCTCCGCCCCCATTCAGTTCACCGTCGATCAGGAGCAGCTCCTCGTCGAGGACACCAACATCGCTCGCTCAAAGAAGCGCACCGGCGGTATCAGTACCTCCGCTTACTCGGCAATTCCACGTACCAATGGCGCCGAGACCGCTGCCGCCAAGGTCGTCGCCCCTGTCGAGGAGACAACGCGCACTGCACCTGTTGTTTCTGCTCCTGCTATCGTGACCAAGACTGTTGACGCTGCCGCGGAAGATGAGCATGAGGATGCAGAGAGTAGAGCTGTTGAAGGTGATATCTTCTCGGATGCCGCCCTGCAATGCAGCATCGAGAACAAGGATGCTTGCATCATGTGTCAGGGTTAA
- a CDS encoding 4-hydroxyphenylpyruvate dioxygenase — MGIPMWREPSKAEGSKSTLEKDPTATARSSIRRGPSRHSSSRVRRADILASFHSQIIDELRRGTVEPRRVPRFSFIQPNGAIENAVALEQDERETLVWAQARTASAPRQTEAANQRFRSHRDQALTNLLGRMDSQPRNTHVNPSLTPNFAPALAYHTTASSTPSVSEVRLPSLRERYNSDRPSNNSFQPEILESRSHNTQTRPTRDPAVDGLGDRQRSPSPDAERETDAWETLLSTMTPDATLPSTNTSFTSTAAAAPDISRHPRPRSSLNLAQPMTAETARAHFGLDPYPDQLNPCDLSSSDDEDAPSTFHEFMGRAGHYPDQNSTISNHPPVTIPTIIPASVLTLSDGRRQNPSLSDRHHQNDDLHHMQVILDRLARREDIPDNWWAAAGLARTLDRGLGASMDSPDTESTSRANRDN, encoded by the exons ATGGGTATCCC TATGTGGCGTGAGCCTTCCAAGGCCGAAGGCTCCAAGTCTACTTTGGAAAAGGACCCAACTGCCACTGCACGCTCATCGATTCGCCGAGGACCATCGCGGCACAGCAGCTCCCGCGTGCGTCGCGCTGATATCCTGGCTTCGTTTCATTCACAGATCATTGATGAGCTACGGCGCGGCACCGTGGAACCTAGACGCGTGCCGCGCTTTTCTTTTATACAACCTAATGGAGCTATCGAGAATGCAGTGGCCCTGGAACAGGACGAACGCGAGACCCTCGTCTGGGCTCAAGCGCGTACCGCGAGTGCACCCCGACAGACAGAGGCAGCCAACCAGCGATTCAGGAGCCACCGTGATCAAGCCTTGACCAACCTCCTCGGTCGCATGGACAGTCAGCCCAGAAACACACATGTCAACCCTTCATTGACTCCGAACTTCGCTCCCGCTCTCGCATACCATACCACCGCTTCTTCGACTCCTTCGGTCAGTGAAGTTCGTCTTCCCTCTTTGCGTGAGAGATACAACAGTGATCGCCCCTCGAACAACTCATTTCAACCGGAGATACTTGAATCTCGGTCCCACAACACACAAACCCGGCCAACCCGCGACCCCGCCGTAGACGGGCTTGGGGATCGCCAGCGCAGTCCCAGTCCAGACGCCGAGCGGGAAACCGATGCCTGGGAGACTTTGCTCTCAACCATGACACCAGACGCTACCCTTCCATCGACTAATACTTCTTTCACCTCAACAGCTGCCGCTGCTCCAGACATTTCGCGTCATCCTCGTCCACGGAGCTCTCTTAACTTAGCGCAGCCGATGACCGCGGAAACTGCCCGTGCTCACTTCGGACTTGACCCCTATCCTGACCAACTCAACCCTTGTGATCTCTCTTCCTCcgatgacgaggatgctCCCTCAACTTTCCATGAATTCATGGGACGGGCAGGCCACTATCCCGATCAGAATTCGACGATTAGCAACCACCCCCCCGTCACTATCCCTACTATAATTCCTGCAAGCGTTCTCACTCTTTCGGACGGTCGTCGTCAAAACCCCTCCCTTTCCGATCGCCACCACCAAAACGATGATCTCCACCATATGCAAGTCATCTTAGATCGGCTTGCCCGCCGCGAGGATATTCCCGACAACTGGTGGGCCGCGGCCGGCCTTGCACGCACTCTCGACCGTGGTCTCGGTGCGAGCATGGACTCCCCAGACACCGAGAGTACTTCTCGAGCCAACCGCGATAACTGA
- a CDS encoding Integral membrane protein TmpA, translating to MESPIQKPSPTHASKPSFATSVNTYLSDSTLDWSKSSEKADVEAQNRPRRSFSSIRYLILTIYRRLFSLVYCANAVAFVIVMIRSQQKLLAFINAAGINLLVCGLARHPLVVNAIFRGICCISPSAPLWLRKRAAEAYQYGGVHSGCGLAAFLWYAGLVALISKEYWLNEDSRTVTVSVIVLSYALLVDLVAIIAVAYPTFRAKLHNYFELIHRFGSWLAVALFLALLLVFSDQARHSQRLSLGQYLLRLPAFWFILVIVVSIVHPWLLLRRVQVLPEHLSSHAIRLQFDHTSTAFGKVLALSNHPLKDWHSFATFPNPDGRSFSCIVSKAGDWTTQCIDQKPTHLWKRGVLMYGFIHVMRVFRRVVVVATGSGIGPCLSFLSEKNRPQLRVIWQTRNPSRTYGPDVLGLVHQLDPNPLIVDTSTSGRMDMVPIIQELVREIDAEAVCVISNARLTKQVVFELKASGVIAFGPIFDS from the coding sequence ATGGAATCCCCGATCCAAAAACCATCTCCCACTCATGCAAGCAAGCCGAGTTTTGCGACATCGGTCAATACCTACCTGAGTGACAGCACCTTGGACTGGAGCAAGTCTTCCGAGAAAGCCGATGTTGAGGCTCAAAATAGGCCACGAAGGAGCTTTTCATCAATACGATACCTCATTCTCACAATCTATCGCCGCCTGTTCTCGTTGGTATATTGTGCCAATGCAGTCGCATTCGTTATTGTTATGATAAGGAGCCAACAGAAACTTCTTGCATTCATCAACGCAGCAGGCATCAACTTGTTGGTATGCGGTCTTGCTCGACACCCGCTGGTGGTTAATGCCATCTTCCGGGGCATATGCTGCATTTCACCGTCAGCTCCTCTCTGGCTACGCAAGAGGGCTGCTGAAGCATATCAATACGGTGGAGTCCATAGCGGATGCGGGTTGGCAGCCTTCTTATGGTATGCGGGCCTCGTGGCTCTGATATCAAAGGAGTATTGGTTGAATGAAGACTCGCGGACGGTCACTGTCTCGGTGATTGTTCTATCCTATGCATTACTCGTTGATCTTGTAGCCATTATTGCGGTGGCGTATCCTACATTCCGAGCGAAACTCCACAACTATTTTGAACTCATCCACCGATTTGGCAGTTGGTTAGCAGTAGCTCTGTTCCTAGCCCTCCTGTTGGTCTTCTCGGATCAAGCAAGACATTCGCAACGCTTATCTCTCGGACAATACCTGCTCAGGCTCCCCGCATTTTGGTTCATCCTGGTCATCGTTGTCTCCATCGTCCATCCGTGGCTCCTTCTTCGCCGGGTACAAGTTTTGCCAGAGCATCTCTCATCGCATGCTATCCGACTCCAGTTTGATCACACATCTACTGCATTTGGTAAAGTGCTAGCACTTTCCAACCATCCTCTCAAGGATTGGCACAGCTTTGCAACTTTCCCCAATCCCGATGGTAGGAGCTTTTCCTGCATAGTATCCAAGGCAGGCGATTGGACAACCCAGTGCATTGATCAGAAACCAACCCACCTTTGGAAGCGTGGAGTGCTCATGTATGGCTTTATTCACGTTATGCGGGTTTTCCGCCGAGTGGTTGTGGTTGCCACGGGATCAGGAATCGGGCCATGTCTCTCGTTTTTGAGCGAGAAAAATCGCCCGCAGTTGCGAGTTATCTGGCAGACACGAAATCCCAGCCGAACGTACGGCCCAGACGTTCTCGGCCTTGTGCATCAGCTCGATCCCAACCCACTTATCGTggacaccagcaccagcggCCGAATGGACATGGTGCCAATTATCCAAGAGCTCGTCCGAGAAATTGATGCGGAGGCTGTGTGTGTGATCAGCAATGCGCGGCTTACGAAACAAGTGGTCTTTGAGCTCAAGGCAAGTGGAGTAATTGCCTTTGGACCAATCTTCGATTCTTAA
- a CDS encoding Kinase-related protein, with protein MDQQVDRLVNKTWAKFCSTADDARLMIAISGIPGSGKTGLATMMATRINKIYASENPTTPTPIAIALPMDGYHLTRAQLAVMPDPVHAAARRGAEFTFDGEKFLELVRALRAPLTARTNSLYAPSFDHAIKDPVDGDIPIPASCHVLFFEGNYLSLDREPWKTAAGLMDELWFVDVDFEVARKRLVVRHVQAGIARDEVEADKRARENDLVNGREIVDQRLPVQEVVSSIFDPVWEKL; from the exons ATGGATCAACAAGTAGACCGACTGGTCAACAAGACCTGGG CCAAATTCTGCTCAACAGCAGACGATGCGCGTCTAATGATCGCCATCAGTGGCATCCCAGGCTCCGGGAAGACAGGCCTAGCAACGATGATGGCAACGCGGATTAACAAAATCTACGCCTCGGAGAACCCAACAACGCCGACACCGATAGCAATCGCCCTCCCGATGGATGGGTACCATCTGACGCGTGCACAGCTGGCCGTAATGCCGGACCCGGTGCATGCAGCGGCACGCCGAGGCGCGGAGTTTACTTTCGACGGCGAGAAGTTCCTCGAGCTTGTACGGGCTCTGCGAGCGCCACTTACGGCCCGGACGAACAGTCTCTACGCGCCGAGCTTTGACCATGCCATTAAGGATCCTGTTGATGGGGACATTCCCATTCCGGCAAGTTGTCACGTGCTGTTTTTTGAAGGGAATTATCTTAGCTTGGATCGGGAGCCGTGGAAGACGGCTGCTGGGTTGATGGATGAGCTTTGGTTTGTCGATGTTGACTTTGAGGTTGCGAGAAAGAGATTGGTGGTTAGGCATGTTCAGGCTGGCATTGCGAGGGATGAGGTTGAGGCAGATAAGAGAGCCCGGGAGAATGATTTGGTCAATGGGAGGGAGATTGTGGACCAAAGATTGCCGGTGCAGGAGGTTGTTTCTAGTATTTTTGATCCTGTTTGGGAGAAATTATAA
- a CDS encoding GPI anchored cell wall protein, putative translates to MLFNKSIVTVAIVALANVATATTVQTPACVLKIIGNQPNPADSKTICGSSASKIQSDISKNCTDSEASLKFFASNCAQLGYKVATDVSTTTATFTGTSQSPTATGFVTAVSSGSATHTGSSAVATGTGTSAAAGASGVSTGTASESGSAASPSSTFNAASSDRQFSATTFVAAVFLGAAALL, encoded by the exons ATGCTCTTCAACAAGTCCATCGTTACCGTCGCCATTGTGGCTTTGGCTAATGTCGCGACTGCCACTACCGTGCAGACCCCAGCCTGTGTTCTCAAGATCATCGG CAACCAACCCAACCCGGCCGATTCGAAGACTATCTGTGGCTCCAGCGCCAGCAAGATTCAGTCTGACATCTCCAAGAACTGTACCGATAGCGAGGCCTCTCTGAAATTCTTCGCCAGCAACTGCGCTCAGCTCGGCTACAAAGTTG CCACTGATGTTTCCACCACTACCGCTACCTTTACCGGCACTTCTCAGAGCCCTACTGCCACCGGCTTCGTCACCGCTGTGTCCTCTGGCTCTGCCACTCACACTGGCTCCTCTGCCGTCGCCACTGGCACTGGCACCAGCGCTGCTGCCGGTGCATCAGGTGTCAGCACTGGCACCGCTTCCGAGTCTGGTAGCGCTGCATCCCCATCTTCCACCTTCAACGCCGCTTCGTCCGACCGCCAGTTCTCCGCTACCACCTTTGTTGCTGCGGTGTTCCTCGGCGCTGCTGCTTTGCTGTAA